A portion of the Pogoniulus pusillus isolate bPogPus1 chromosome 6, bPogPus1.pri, whole genome shotgun sequence genome contains these proteins:
- the ITPRIP gene encoding inositol 1,4,5-trisphosphate receptor-interacting protein, translating into MPVGIFRVCLVVITAIVNHPLLFPKENGTVPENTEEIIQKMKEREQSLRLEQLRLEQEIADQEARQKTVEKASQVVEEGPEEKVRWDMWTALSMVIFLLIELWRQDFQEGNWQDTGGEEDDMAVLGKAFKGVSFPDKAVLASFYEKRILGTTGDMARMREMVEGFADDLLEALRSVCNRDADMEVEDCMGVGSMYENWRVRKPFVCDLIVPFAPPEPYCFRSQIWCSGNSFPPDEQGYGTIKVCRADKDVAGCICDKTKLGEDMLCLLHSQANTTRPSSEMEDLLCFKNTQYLDSDQVMKWFQIAVTKAWNRISHKYEFDLSFSLLDLPGALKIKFRSGKSIAFNLTPVVQYENSDVYFISHFPRSGLAADLPSSTHWFLTFAVYERRFIQLISKTLPANACHISCLQILSFLHGKQCSLTGPSGLTNYHLKTVMLHLLQARPSQDWAPAKLEARLQDMLKFLEKCLHEKKLYHFFIGNGKVPEELGFPIVFQRAEPLNLFRPFVLHRDVYRKTVDTFQEMLRNMSALINEYTVHIPHAHTNGIHKESF; encoded by the coding sequence ATGCCTGTGGGAATCTTCCGGGTGTGCCTAGTGGTGATTACAGCTATTGTCAACCACCCGCTCCTCTTCCCCAAAGAGAATGGCACCGTTCCTGAGAACACGGAGGAAATCATCCAGAAGATGAAGGAGCGGGAGCAGAGCCTTCGGCTGGAGCAGTTGCGCCTGGAGCAGGAAATCGCAGACCAAGAAGCCAGACAGAAGACCGTGGAAAAGGCTTCACAGGTGGTGGAGGAAGGCCCAGAGGAAAAGGTCCGATGGGATATGTGGACTGCCCTTTCCATGGTTATCTTCCTGCTGATTGAGCTCTGGAGGCAGGACTTCCAGGAAGGAAATTGGCAGGacacaggaggagaagaagatgaCATGGCTGTCCTGGGGAAAGCATTTAAAGGAGTGTCCTTCCCTGACAAGGCTGTCTTGGCCAGCTTCTACGAGAAGCGCATCCTGGGTACCACTGGAGATATGGCCAGGATGCGGGAGATGGTGGAAGGCTTTGCAGATGACCTGCTGGAGGCCTTAAGGAGTGTTTGTAACCGGGATGCTGACATGGAAGTGGAGGACTGCATGGGTGTGGGGAGCATGTATGAGAACTGGCGAGTGCGCAAACCTTTTGTCTGTGATCTGATAGTGCCTTTTGCGCCTCCAGAGCCATATTGTTTTCGGTCGCAGATTTGGTGCTCTGGCAACTCTTTCCCTCCAGATGAACAAGGTTATGGCACTATCAAGGTGTGCAGGGCAGATAAGGATGTGGCAGGTTGCATATGCGACAAGACTAAACTAGGGGAAGATATGCTGTGCCTCCTTCATAGCCAAGCCAATACTACCAGACCCAGCAGTGAGATGGAAGACCTCCTGTGCTTCAAAAATACTCAATATCTAGATTCTGACCAAGTCATGAAGTGGTTCCAGATTGCAGTTACCAAGGCATGGAACAGAATCTCCCACAAGTATGAATTTGacctctccttcagcctcctggaCTTGCCAGGAGCCCTGAAGATAAAATTTAGATCGGGAAAATCAATTGCCTTCAACCTTACCCCTGTGGTGCAGTATGAGAACTCTGATGTTTACTTCATCTCTCATTTCCCTCGCAGTGGTCTGGCAGCAGACCTTCCCTCCAGCACTCACTGGTTTCTCACCTTCGCAGTGTATGAGAGGAGGTTCATCCAACTGATCTCCAAAACTCTACCTGCCAATGCCTGCCACATCAGCTGCCTTCaaatcctctccttcctccatgGGAAGCAGTGCAGCCTCACAGGTCCGAGCGGGCTCACCAACTACCATCTGAAGACAGTGATGCTGCATCTCCTGCAGGCACGCCCCAGTCAGGACTGGGCCCCAGCAAAGTTGGAGGCTCGTCTACAGGACATGCTGAAATTTCTGGAGAAATGTTTGCATGAAAAGAAGCTCTACCACTTCTTCATTGGCAATGGGAAGGTACCGGAGGAGCTGGGCTTCCCCATCGTATTccagagggctgagcctctcAACCTTTTCCGTCCCTTCGTGCTGCACAGGGATGTTTACAGGAAAACAGTGGACACATTCCAAGAGATGCTCAGGAACATGTCTGCACTGATAAATGAGTATACAGTGCACATTCCTCATGCACACACCAATGGGATCCATAAGGAATCCTTTTAA